A window of the Bacillus sp. A301a_S52 genome harbors these coding sequences:
- a CDS encoding cysteine synthase family protein, whose protein sequence is MTIYSGIHSLIGETPLFEITRIPLPNNVKVYAKLEAFNPGGSVKDRLGQELIGDAISQGKITPQGTVIEPTAGNTGIGLALAAIGTELKVICVVPEKFSQEKQQLMKALGATIVNTPTKEGMTGAIAKTKELLNLTPNSFSPAQFANDANPQTYYKTLGPELMMDLQGNIDVFVAGAGTGGTFMGTASYLKEQDNKIKTVIVEPEGSILNGGKSGPHRTEGIGMEFLPDFMDPRLFDEIYTISDREAFHMVKELAQKEGLLVGSSSGAAFAGILREAEKAEEGATLVTVFPDSSDRYLSTDIYGG, encoded by the coding sequence ATGACAATTTATAGCGGTATACATTCATTAATCGGGGAAACCCCATTATTTGAAATAACACGCATACCTTTACCGAATAATGTGAAGGTATATGCGAAACTTGAGGCCTTTAACCCGGGGGGAAGTGTAAAAGATCGGCTTGGACAGGAATTGATTGGCGATGCGATAAGCCAAGGGAAAATTACCCCTCAAGGAACCGTTATTGAGCCGACGGCAGGGAATACAGGCATTGGTTTGGCACTGGCGGCGATAGGGACAGAATTAAAGGTCATATGTGTCGTGCCAGAAAAGTTTAGTCAAGAAAAACAACAGTTAATGAAAGCGTTAGGAGCTACTATTGTTAATACGCCTACTAAAGAGGGAATGACCGGGGCTATTGCAAAAACAAAAGAGTTACTTAATTTAACGCCTAATTCATTTTCACCAGCACAATTTGCAAATGATGCTAACCCACAAACGTATTACAAAACCCTCGGCCCAGAACTCATGATGGACCTGCAGGGGAATATCGATGTTTTCGTGGCCGGAGCGGGAACGGGCGGTACTTTTATGGGGACAGCCAGCTATTTAAAGGAGCAGGATAACAAGATAAAGACTGTCATTGTGGAACCGGAAGGCTCGATATTAAATGGGGGTAAATCGGGCCCCCATCGTACAGAAGGGATCGGTATGGAGTTCTTGCCTGACTTTATGGATCCTCGCCTTTTTGATGAGATTTATACAATTTCAGATCGCGAGGCCTTTCACATGGTTAAAGAGCTTGCGCAAAAAGAAGGGTTACTCGTGGGTAGTTCCTCGGGGGCTGCCTTTGCTGGCATTTTACGTGAAGCGGAGAAAGCAGAAGAAGGAGCTACTCTTGTGACCGTTTTTCCCGACAGTAGTGACCGTTATTTAAGTACTGATATATATGGAGGTTAG
- a CDS encoding bifunctional cystathionine gamma-lyase/homocysteine desulfhydrase — protein MKKKTQLIHGGIVGDKHTGAVSVPIYQVSTYKQDGVGNFQYEYSRTGNPTREALESLIADLEQGHAGFAFGSGMAAISAVIMLFDSGDHIIFTDDVYGGTYRLMSKVMTRFNIDVTFVDTSKPEAITEAIKDNTKAIFVETPTNPLLKITNFNEVSKIANEHNLLFVVDNTFATPYWQNPMVYGAHIVLHSATKYLGGHSDVVAGLVVVNSEELAEKLHFIQNSVGGILGPQDSWLLMRGIKTLGLRMEQTEKTTQQIVDYLLTRDDIQSIYYPGLESHPGHDVHKSQSNGFGGMVSFDVGSGERAEKVLRETTYFTLAESLGAVESLISLPAKMTHASIPRDRRLELGITDGLVRISVGIEDADDLIEDLKQALNQG, from the coding sequence ATGAAAAAGAAAACACAATTAATTCATGGTGGAATTGTTGGAGATAAGCATACGGGTGCTGTATCTGTCCCAATTTATCAAGTGAGCACATACAAACAAGATGGGGTAGGGAATTTTCAATACGAATATTCACGCACTGGGAATCCCACACGTGAGGCGTTGGAGAGTTTAATTGCCGATTTAGAACAAGGACATGCCGGGTTTGCTTTTGGTTCAGGAATGGCAGCTATTTCTGCGGTGATCATGTTGTTTGACAGCGGTGACCATATCATTTTTACAGATGATGTATACGGCGGTACGTACCGTCTTATGAGCAAAGTGATGACACGATTTAATATAGACGTGACATTTGTCGATACGAGCAAGCCTGAAGCTATTACAGAAGCGATCAAAGATAACACGAAGGCGATATTTGTAGAAACACCTACTAATCCGTTATTAAAGATTACTAACTTTAACGAGGTAAGCAAAATCGCCAATGAACATAATTTATTATTTGTTGTAGATAATACATTTGCAACGCCTTACTGGCAAAATCCGATGGTCTATGGCGCTCATATCGTTCTCCACAGTGCCACAAAATACTTAGGTGGACACAGTGATGTGGTAGCAGGACTGGTCGTTGTTAACTCGGAAGAGCTTGCTGAGAAATTACACTTTATTCAAAACTCTGTAGGCGGTATTCTAGGGCCACAAGATTCATGGCTATTAATGAGAGGGATCAAAACGCTAGGCTTACGGATGGAACAGACAGAGAAAACAACACAGCAAATCGTAGACTATTTATTAACAAGAGATGATATTCAATCAATCTATTATCCAGGTTTAGAGAGTCACCCTGGTCATGATGTGCATAAAAGCCAATCAAATGGATTTGGCGGTATGGTATCATTTGATGTCGGTAGTGGCGAACGAGCAGAAAAAGTGTTGCGAGAAACAACCTACTTTACCCTTGCTGAAAGCTTAGGAGCAGTGGAAAGCTTAATCAGTCTTCCAGCTAAAATGACGCACGCCTCAATTCCACGGGACAGACGTCTTGAGTTAGGTATTACAGATGGTCTTGTACGCATTTCAGTAGGGATTGAGGATGCAGATGATTTAATAGAAGACTTAAAACAGGCATTGAATCAAGGATAA
- a CDS encoding superoxide dismutase family protein: MTIKTPKLLLSAVIMLFSLAACGEENTPEMSNANTNLNGNNDEVIVTNNNTEPAFTNGSVAEATLLNEDEEEIGDVLFFNEGDYVIVEAHIDGIEPGFHGFHLHDEPVCEHDDDTPFSSAAGHYNPEDEDHGNHAGDMPPLYANEDGTAYMAVQLDTFTPEQLLEDGVAVMVHEDPDNLGHIPDRYESTDAQTSGPDDETLDTGDAGARIACGVVTESP; encoded by the coding sequence ATGACGATAAAAACGCCAAAACTATTGCTGTCAGCAGTCATAATGCTATTTTCATTAGCAGCTTGCGGCGAAGAAAATACGCCGGAGATGTCTAATGCTAATACAAACTTAAATGGCAACAATGATGAGGTCATAGTGACTAATAATAACACCGAACCGGCCTTTACCAATGGAAGTGTAGCAGAAGCGACCCTTTTAAACGAAGATGAGGAAGAAATAGGAGACGTTTTATTTTTTAATGAAGGGGACTATGTCATTGTCGAGGCTCACATAGATGGAATAGAGCCGGGTTTTCACGGCTTTCATCTCCATGATGAACCAGTATGTGAACATGATGATGACACACCATTCTCGTCGGCAGCTGGTCACTATAACCCTGAAGATGAGGACCATGGGAACCACGCCGGAGACATGCCACCTCTATATGCTAATGAGGACGGAACAGCTTATATGGCTGTACAGCTTGACACGTTCACCCCTGAACAATTATTAGAAGATGGCGTTGCTGTCATGGTTCATGAAGATCCTGACAACTTAGGCCATATCCCTGACAGATACGAATCAACAGATGCTCAAACAAGTGGCCCTGATGATGAAACACTAGATACAGGTGATGCTGGTGCTAGAATTGCATGCGGCGTTGTGACCGAAAGTCCATAA
- a CDS encoding manganese catalase family protein: MFKRIDKLQVDLPKPSKPDPEAAGVVQELLGGRFGEMSTLNNYLFQSFNFRAKKKLRPFYELIASISAEEIGHVELVANTINMNLDGSVGNGSTNPDDTPLREALGFENKFNFILGGQNAIPADSTGKAWTGDNVFSSGNLVNDLLHNFYLECGARTHKMRVYQMTDNETARELCGYLLVRGGVHVVAYAKALEKVTGVNVMNMLPIPDLDNSKFDHAKKYEDEGSHLKLYRFSDDDYGLLNRIWTGPTPVGPPGELEVVDGVPEGGEIPDLEHIPEEFAPGFDEEQFRELSKRLQYEAGMS; this comes from the coding sequence TTGTTTAAGCGCATCGACAAATTGCAGGTAGATTTACCGAAGCCGAGTAAACCGGATCCTGAAGCAGCTGGTGTTGTACAAGAGCTACTAGGTGGCCGATTTGGAGAGATGTCAACGTTAAACAACTATCTGTTTCAATCGTTTAACTTCCGTGCTAAAAAGAAGCTCCGCCCATTTTATGAGCTTATTGCGAGTATTTCGGCAGAGGAAATTGGTCACGTAGAACTGGTTGCCAATACGATTAACATGAACCTCGATGGTTCCGTCGGAAACGGAAGTACGAATCCTGATGACACTCCGCTAAGAGAAGCCCTTGGTTTTGAGAATAAATTTAATTTTATTTTAGGCGGTCAAAATGCTATTCCTGCTGATTCTACTGGGAAAGCATGGACGGGCGATAATGTTTTCTCAAGTGGGAACTTAGTGAATGATTTACTTCATAACTTTTATCTTGAGTGTGGAGCAAGAACACATAAAATGCGAGTATATCAAATGACAGATAACGAAACAGCACGTGAGTTGTGCGGATATCTGCTCGTCCGTGGTGGGGTACATGTTGTGGCCTATGCGAAAGCACTTGAAAAAGTGACAGGAGTTAACGTTATGAACATGCTTCCTATTCCAGATTTAGATAACTCTAAGTTTGATCACGCAAAGAAATACGAAGATGAAGGATCACACTTGAAACTTTATCGATTCAGTGATGACGATTACGGTTTATTAAATCGTATTTGGACAGGCCCTACTCCTGTTGGCCCACCTGGTGAACTTGAAGTGGTTGACGGTGTCCCTGAAGGCGGCGAGATTCCAGACTTAGAACATATTCCAGAGGAATTCGCACCAGGATTTGACGAAGAGCAGTTCCGCGAATTGTCTAAACGTCTGCAATATGAAGCAGGTATGTCATAA
- a CDS encoding DUF1540 domain-containing protein: MAVDVLCEVSNCVYWANGNKCDADQIYVVSHTGKEADNQKETDCNTFEPEQ, encoded by the coding sequence ATGGCTGTTGATGTCCTTTGCGAAGTAAGTAACTGTGTCTATTGGGCCAACGGAAACAAATGTGATGCCGATCAGATTTACGTGGTCAGTCATACCGGTAAAGAAGCAGACAATCAAAAGGAAACTGACTGTAACACATTTGAACCAGAACAATAG
- a CDS encoding two pore domain potassium channel family protein translates to MLSTILIILSVLFLLVNVLSFFLKKSYRKSFYDSALLTKLFLILSGLTIGFACLYYLLSLEKPILKINDPTDEVAEVTFLDALYFSGVTMLSVGYGDLVPIGSARFFSLVQAALGLLLPTVYFVKALTETNDKN, encoded by the coding sequence ATGTTGTCAACGATACTCATCATCCTCTCCGTTCTTTTTTTACTTGTAAATGTTCTTTCTTTTTTCTTAAAGAAATCTTATAGAAAAAGCTTTTATGATTCTGCTTTATTAACGAAATTATTTCTTATTCTAAGTGGTTTAACCATAGGTTTTGCCTGCCTTTATTATTTATTATCTTTGGAAAAACCTATTTTAAAAATTAATGATCCAACCGATGAGGTAGCTGAAGTCACTTTTTTAGACGCATTGTACTTTAGTGGCGTGACAATGTTATCTGTTGGCTACGGGGATTTAGTTCCAATTGGTAGTGCCCGTTTTTTCTCACTTGTCCAAGCCGCACTAGGTCTCCTTCTACCCACCGTTTATTTTGTAAAAGCTTTAACTGAAACCAATGATAAAAATTGA
- a CDS encoding SMP-30/gluconolactonase/LRE family protein, giving the protein MENNRADLILDAKASLGEGPCWDAKTNTLIWVDINGHTVNVFNPMTGEDKRYDVGEYVGAAVVRENGGLLLALTNGFYSFDMKNETLSRIEDTEAHINTNRFNDGKCDPKGRFWAGTMVLDGDPGEANLYRLDNDLTVQLMVADVTVSNGLAWNITKSCMYYIDTRTKAIRSYDFDNETGNIANAKTVVTFKPEMGSPDGMTIDEEGMLWVAFFRGWKVVRLNPETGQTLMEVEVPASQVTSCTFGGENLDELYITTARNGLSDADLTKQPQAGGLFKFKPGVKGVPSYTFQDISR; this is encoded by the coding sequence ATGGAAAACAATCGAGCTGATTTAATTTTGGATGCGAAAGCGTCGTTGGGAGAAGGACCTTGTTGGGATGCAAAAACGAATACGTTAATTTGGGTCGATATAAATGGTCATACCGTCAATGTCTTTAATCCAATGACGGGAGAGGATAAGCGTTATGATGTGGGAGAATACGTCGGAGCTGCAGTTGTGCGTGAAAATGGAGGATTACTGCTTGCGTTGACGAACGGGTTTTATAGTTTTGATATGAAGAATGAGACGCTTTCCCGTATTGAAGATACGGAAGCCCATATTAACACAAACCGCTTTAATGATGGTAAGTGTGATCCGAAAGGGAGATTTTGGGCAGGGACGATGGTCTTAGATGGAGATCCTGGAGAAGCTAATCTTTATCGGTTAGACAATGATTTAACGGTTCAGTTAATGGTTGCTGATGTGACAGTATCAAATGGGCTAGCATGGAATATTACGAAATCATGTATGTATTATATTGATACACGAACAAAGGCGATTCGCAGCTATGACTTTGATAATGAAACAGGAAATATAGCCAACGCCAAAACAGTCGTGACGTTCAAACCGGAAATGGGAAGTCCAGATGGGATGACAATAGATGAAGAAGGGATGCTGTGGGTAGCATTTTTTCGCGGGTGGAAAGTCGTCCGTTTGAATCCTGAAACCGGACAAACGCTCATGGAGGTAGAAGTACCGGCGAGTCAAGTAACATCATGTACATTTGGCGGTGAAAATTTAGATGAGCTGTATATAACTACAGCGCGAAATGGATTATCGGATGCTGATTTAACAAAACAGCCACAAGCAGGAGGGCTTTTTAAATTTAAACCGGGAGTGAAGGGGGTCCCCTCCTACACGTTTCAAGATATTAGCAGATAG
- a CDS encoding superoxide dismutase has product MTAVEEAISYRSDEAQKEKEHVATELEALKSLRGKLLEPRDDEKLKLAFTSQVDYVATAFEHWRTADREVRKEPFAANNQAVPPGGHRLPSLPYAYDALEPYISERIMRLHHLEHHQSYVDGLNKAELAMKEARETHDFELIRHWEREAAFHGAGHYLHTMFWGNMSPQGGGEPSGKLREQINKDFGSFQAFKQHFSEAAKKVQGAGWALLVWAPRARKLEILQAEFHHLLSQQDIIPLLGLDVWEHAYYLQYENNRDEYVEQFWNIINWRNVSDRFKEARQVTWRPL; this is encoded by the coding sequence ATGACGGCTGTGGAAGAGGCCATTAGTTATCGATCAGATGAGGCACAAAAAGAGAAAGAACATGTTGCTACTGAATTGGAGGCGTTGAAAAGTCTCCGTGGTAAATTGTTAGAACCACGTGATGATGAGAAATTAAAACTAGCCTTTACATCGCAAGTTGATTATGTCGCAACTGCTTTTGAACATTGGAGGACTGCAGATAGAGAAGTGAGAAAAGAGCCTTTTGCTGCTAACAATCAGGCTGTGCCACCGGGAGGCCACCGCTTACCGTCTCTTCCTTATGCTTATGATGCGTTAGAGCCTTATATTTCCGAGAGAATCATGCGGTTACATCATCTCGAACATCACCAAAGCTATGTGGACGGCTTAAATAAAGCAGAATTAGCAATGAAAGAAGCACGAGAAACACATGATTTTGAATTGATAAGACATTGGGAAAGAGAAGCGGCTTTTCATGGAGCTGGTCATTACCTCCATACGATGTTTTGGGGAAATATGAGCCCACAAGGTGGAGGGGAACCAAGCGGTAAATTGCGTGAACAAATTAACAAAGATTTTGGTAGCTTTCAAGCGTTTAAACAGCACTTTAGTGAAGCAGCTAAAAAAGTACAAGGTGCAGGCTGGGCATTATTAGTATGGGCGCCGAGAGCAAGAAAGTTAGAGATTTTACAAGCTGAGTTTCACCATCTCTTGAGCCAGCAAGATATCATTCCTTTATTAGGATTGGATGTATGGGAGCATGCCTATTATTTACAATATGAAAATAATCGCGATGAGTATGTTGAGCAATTTTGGAATATTATTAACTGGCGTAATGTATCTGATCGATTTAAAGAAGCGCGCCAAGTAACATGGCGGCCGTTGTAA
- a CDS encoding VOC family protein produces the protein MITGLAHIALTVEDMDKSLSFYCDILGLTHAFQVSDDNGEPWIEYVQAGPQQFIELFYGDKNKGSSVDQKIGVHHLCFRVDNVHRIAEHLTSQGIQLDVEPKRGKGGNDQCWVSDPDGNRIEFLKPDDDSPHLQLY, from the coding sequence ATGATTACTGGACTTGCACACATTGCTCTAACAGTTGAAGATATGGATAAAAGCCTTTCTTTTTACTGTGATATCCTCGGCTTAACACATGCTTTTCAGGTTTCTGACGATAATGGTGAACCATGGATAGAATATGTACAAGCCGGACCCCAGCAATTTATTGAACTCTTTTATGGAGATAAGAACAAAGGATCTTCTGTAGACCAAAAAATTGGCGTCCATCACCTCTGTTTTCGTGTTGATAATGTCCATCGTATAGCCGAGCATTTAACGTCTCAAGGCATTCAATTAGATGTGGAGCCGAAACGGGGAAAAGGGGGAAACGATCAATGTTGGGTTAGTGATCCAGATGGAAATCGGATTGAATTTCTCAAACCTGACGACGATTCTCCTCATTTACAGCTATATTAA
- a CDS encoding DUF2294 domain-containing protein, whose product MTVNDSKVYAQISSYIGRLIREKFGKGPTSVYVTIKHPYMTIYLKDFLAPMERVLLEKGEKKRVEETRDVLMEELLPEIMCKLEEIVSIKVKDLHYDWNLENRSGIIFGCITEGTSHEHRAVSPLPAEVEGPFYKEINEASKRGQKMPERTEVFVLNDRTILTKRTGILVNVEKELIKNQFTEELKLTKRPMEKRLIDQGKLENILGKDIDDTFVDWNFDKDIGYFVFITTSKKET is encoded by the coding sequence ATGACGGTAAATGATTCTAAGGTATATGCGCAAATTTCCAGTTATATCGGACGTCTGATCAGGGAAAAGTTCGGGAAAGGACCGACATCTGTTTATGTGACAATTAAACATCCTTATATGACCATTTACCTGAAAGACTTTCTAGCTCCTATGGAGCGGGTATTGCTAGAAAAAGGGGAGAAAAAACGCGTCGAAGAAACAAGAGACGTATTGATGGAAGAACTATTACCAGAAATTATGTGTAAGCTTGAAGAGATTGTGTCTATTAAGGTGAAAGATTTACATTATGATTGGAATCTTGAAAATCGTTCAGGCATCATTTTTGGGTGTATTACAGAAGGGACTTCTCACGAGCATAGAGCTGTCTCTCCTCTACCAGCAGAGGTAGAAGGTCCTTTTTATAAAGAAATTAACGAAGCGAGTAAACGCGGTCAGAAAATGCCAGAAAGAACAGAAGTATTTGTACTAAATGACCGAACAATATTGACGAAACGTACAGGCATTCTTGTGAATGTGGAGAAGGAACTGATTAAAAATCAATTCACTGAAGAATTAAAGCTCACGAAGCGTCCAATGGAAAAGCGACTTATTGATCAAGGTAAATTAGAAAATATTTTAGGAAAAGACATTGATGACACATTTGTTGATTGGAACTTTGATAAAGACATTGGCTATTTTGTCTTTATTACAACTTCTAAAAAAGAGACGTGA
- a CDS encoding type 1 glutamine amidotransferase, producing MSKVACVLTDMFEDSEYTSPEKALKDEGHEVVVIGTEANQEVEGKNGEAKVKVDVGIADAKPEDYDALLIPGGFSPDILRADDRFVEFSKHYMLKDKPVFAICHGPQLLITADILYGRKVTGFKSILVDLKHAGANVFDEEVVVCGNLVTSRTPDDLEAFNSESVKQLS from the coding sequence ATGAGTAAAGTGGCTTGTGTCTTGACAGATATGTTTGAGGACTCAGAGTATACGTCACCAGAGAAGGCGCTTAAAGACGAAGGTCATGAAGTCGTCGTGATAGGAACAGAAGCAAATCAAGAAGTAGAAGGAAAAAACGGTGAAGCTAAAGTGAAAGTAGATGTTGGTATAGCAGATGCTAAGCCAGAAGATTACGATGCTTTACTTATCCCTGGCGGATTCTCACCTGATATTCTCCGAGCTGATGACCGTTTTGTCGAATTTTCAAAGCATTATATGTTGAAAGATAAACCTGTATTCGCTATTTGCCATGGCCCACAGTTGCTAATAACTGCGGACATTCTTTATGGAAGAAAGGTAACTGGTTTTAAATCTATTCTAGTGGATTTAAAGCATGCTGGAGCAAATGTTTTTGATGAGGAAGTTGTTGTTTGTGGCAACTTAGTGACGAGTCGAACACCAGATGATTTAGAAGCCTTTAATAGTGAATCCGTTAAACAATTATCTTAA
- a CDS encoding DUF4367 domain-containing protein, which produces MLKGLLPLASGLSLVSTVVGCSLQNTEEIIENATQAYDNLESYYAEITHSYYIDGEKETVIYKEWNVAPDKHRIELRDGYTYVSNESESWLYDKEENMITILDNKDDTMIGIPDESYVVNDILTAMRDSSEVVVEGNVTVAGRSTVHLSLPPKSSTLNSGSYDIWIDEETYIPLKIMWEEDSFRSETLFNLIDYNINVNNDFFRLDPPPNAEIQTMEEYLSDSLTLEELEEKADYEIPQLTYVPSGYHFQEAKYFEAFRESMIEFRNNRDDYLILSVSETTRDIPDDDQHELLDIGRYIGTYSSIENTQLLSWNTGKLQLELIASGSDLNKEDVLKTAEHIN; this is translated from the coding sequence ATGTTAAAAGGGCTTTTACCTCTGGCAAGTGGCTTGTCACTCGTATCAACCGTTGTGGGATGTTCACTCCAGAATACAGAGGAAATCATAGAAAATGCCACACAAGCTTATGATAACCTTGAAAGCTATTATGCTGAAATTACACATTCTTATTATATCGATGGAGAAAAAGAAACCGTCATTTATAAAGAATGGAATGTAGCACCAGATAAACATCGAATAGAGCTGAGGGACGGTTACACGTATGTTTCAAATGAGAGCGAGTCTTGGCTGTATGACAAAGAAGAAAATATGATTACCATACTTGATAACAAAGACGACACCATGATAGGGATACCAGATGAATCATACGTAGTGAACGACATACTCACAGCAATGCGTGATTCAAGCGAGGTAGTCGTTGAAGGGAATGTCACTGTAGCTGGACGTTCAACAGTTCACTTATCTTTACCACCGAAAAGCTCAACACTCAACTCGGGTAGTTACGATATTTGGATAGATGAAGAAACATATATTCCTTTAAAAATAATGTGGGAAGAAGACAGTTTTCGTTCGGAAACATTGTTCAACCTTATTGACTATAATATAAATGTTAATAACGATTTCTTTCGTTTAGACCCTCCACCTAATGCTGAGATTCAAACAATGGAAGAGTATTTATCTGACTCCCTAACACTTGAAGAACTAGAGGAGAAAGCCGATTACGAGATTCCTCAGCTAACCTATGTGCCATCAGGCTATCATTTTCAAGAAGCTAAGTATTTTGAAGCCTTTCGGGAGAGTATGATTGAATTTAGAAATAACCGTGACGATTATCTGATCCTTTCAGTATCAGAAACCACCCGAGACATTCCTGATGATGATCAACATGAATTGTTAGATATCGGCCGCTATATTGGAACTTACTCAAGCATTGAAAATACACAGCTATTATCTTGGAATACAGGAAAACTTCAGCTTGAACTTATTGCTTCTGGGTCAGACCTTAATAAAGAGGATGTCCTGAAAACAGCTGAGCATATTAACTAA
- a CDS encoding TIGR02206 family membrane protein, which translates to MWVGKDSSTVPFAMFSAEHWVMMGILLVGLLTLYYIRHKPVTEKIKGWQKKAALSLILFEAGYQVWLIGTDQWHVSHSLPLELSNISVILVIILLWTGNRWLFGIVFFIGIGGAIQAIVTPVLSFGWPHFRFIHFFYTHILVIWAVFYFLWFRGYMYMLTFKSVMKAMIFLNVLLPVIYTINVLVDGNYWFVRQKPRGVSLLDFLGPHPWYILGMEITAFLLFTLLWLLLGNRKRTSS; encoded by the coding sequence GTGTGGGTTGGAAAAGATAGCTCAACGGTACCTTTTGCAATGTTTTCTGCTGAGCATTGGGTTATGATGGGAATATTGTTGGTGGGCCTGTTAACGCTCTATTATATTCGCCATAAACCGGTCACTGAAAAAATAAAAGGGTGGCAAAAAAAAGCGGCGCTTTCTCTTATTCTTTTCGAAGCAGGTTATCAGGTGTGGCTCATCGGTACAGATCAATGGCATGTCAGTCATTCCTTACCTCTTGAATTAAGCAATATAAGTGTGATATTAGTTATCATACTATTATGGACAGGCAACAGGTGGCTTTTCGGTATTGTCTTCTTTATTGGAATTGGTGGTGCTATTCAAGCCATTGTCACCCCTGTATTAAGCTTTGGTTGGCCACATTTTCGCTTTATACATTTTTTTTACACGCACATTCTCGTGATTTGGGCAGTATTTTACTTTCTATGGTTTAGAGGATATATGTATATGTTAACGTTTAAAAGTGTTATGAAGGCGATGATCTTCTTGAATGTGCTCTTACCAGTGATTTATACGATCAACGTTTTGGTAGACGGAAACTACTGGTTTGTGAGACAGAAGCCGAGGGGAGTGAGTTTACTAGACTTCTTAGGACCGCATCCTTGGTATATTCTTGGAATGGAAATAACGGCCTTTTTATTATTTACGCTCCTTTGGTTACTGCTTGGTAACAGGAAACGGACTTCGAGTTAA
- a CDS encoding acryloyl-CoA reductase yields the protein MVQSFKAFQTHGDGTGQLITRTLDDLPQGDVTIKVHYSGVNFKDGMATHADAKIVKNYPIIPGIDLAGEVVATTSNNYQIGDHVIVTSYELGVSHDGGYSEYARVPADWVVPLPSGLTTREAMIIGTAGFTAALSIHKLEKDGLTPEDKPVLVTGATGGVGSMAVDMLKQRGYYVTASTGKATEHDYLKTLGADEVIGRDEVTPDTLKPLQKERWAAAVDPTGGKPLASILSSTKRGGAVAASGLTAGVEIPVTVIPFILRGVNLIGIDSVYCPMDIRRTIWERTATDLKPAHLDDIATEISLDQLQEALKNILESNITGRMLVKMA from the coding sequence TTGGTACAATCCTTTAAAGCTTTTCAGACCCATGGTGATGGAACAGGGCAACTCATTACGCGAACATTAGATGATTTACCTCAAGGTGACGTAACCATTAAAGTCCATTATTCAGGCGTTAATTTTAAGGATGGTATGGCAACACATGCAGATGCTAAAATTGTTAAAAACTATCCTATCATTCCAGGAATTGATTTAGCTGGGGAAGTCGTTGCTACAACTAGTAACAATTATCAAATTGGTGATCACGTTATCGTGACAAGTTATGAGCTAGGCGTTAGTCACGATGGTGGGTATAGTGAGTATGCACGTGTCCCAGCTGATTGGGTAGTCCCGCTACCGAGCGGGTTGACAACACGAGAAGCGATGATTATCGGCACAGCCGGTTTCACTGCGGCATTGTCTATTCACAAGCTTGAGAAGGATGGACTGACACCCGAAGATAAGCCTGTTCTTGTAACTGGGGCCACTGGTGGAGTTGGAAGTATGGCAGTTGATATGTTAAAGCAACGAGGCTATTATGTCACAGCTAGTACTGGTAAAGCTACTGAGCATGATTATTTGAAAACTTTAGGTGCAGATGAGGTTATAGGGCGTGATGAAGTAACACCTGACACATTAAAACCTTTGCAAAAAGAACGGTGGGCCGCTGCTGTAGATCCCACTGGTGGAAAGCCCCTTGCTTCTATATTAAGTTCAACTAAACGCGGCGGTGCTGTAGCAGCCAGTGGTTTAACCGCAGGCGTTGAAATTCCTGTTACCGTCATCCCTTTCATCTTACGTGGTGTGAATCTTATTGGAATTGATTCTGTTTACTGTCCGATGGACATAAGACGGACTATTTGGGAGCGGACTGCAACAGATCTAAAACCAGCTCATTTAGACGATATAGCCACAGAAATTTCACTTGATCAGTTACAAGAGGCATTAAAAAATATTCTCGAGAGTAACATCACAGGGCGCATGCTCGTTAAAATGGCATAA